A stretch of Paludisphaera borealis DNA encodes these proteins:
- a CDS encoding SDR family oxidoreductase: MTPQHTLPSMQGKTCLVTGATTGIGFITARELARAGARVLIVARSPEKGAETIRRIAEETGAQTVEALTADLASQADIRALAREVKSRVDRLDVLINNAGVILLDRRESVDGIEMTFAVNHLAYFLLTNLLLDLLKASSPARIINVASGAHRGAKINFDDIGGREHYSGWRAYQQSKLANILFTRELAKALTGTGVTANSLHPGYVNTQIFREEGLRGLIMRCAAGLFAIAPERGAETTLYLASSPAVQGESGEYYARCKPASISKEARNEATARRLWQFSEDLAGMKSQTV, encoded by the coding sequence ATGACACCGCAGCATACTCTTCCGTCGATGCAAGGCAAGACCTGCCTCGTGACCGGTGCGACCACGGGCATCGGTTTCATAACGGCTCGCGAACTGGCCCGCGCCGGGGCGCGCGTGCTGATCGTCGCGCGGTCGCCTGAAAAAGGGGCCGAGACGATTCGGCGGATCGCCGAGGAAACCGGCGCTCAGACCGTCGAGGCCCTGACGGCCGACCTCGCCTCGCAGGCCGACATCCGCGCTCTGGCTCGCGAGGTCAAGAGCCGCGTCGACCGGCTCGACGTGCTCATCAACAACGCCGGAGTCATCCTGCTCGACCGCCGCGAAAGCGTCGACGGCATCGAGATGACGTTCGCGGTCAATCATCTGGCGTATTTCCTGCTCACCAATCTCTTGCTCGACCTCCTGAAGGCCAGCAGCCCGGCGCGGATCATCAACGTCGCCTCGGGCGCCCATCGCGGGGCGAAAATCAATTTCGACGATATCGGCGGCCGCGAGCACTACAGCGGGTGGCGGGCGTACCAGCAGTCGAAGCTCGCCAACATCCTCTTCACCCGCGAACTGGCCAAGGCGCTGACGGGCACGGGCGTCACGGCCAATTCACTCCATCCCGGTTATGTGAACACCCAGATCTTCCGCGAGGAAGGTTTGCGAGGGCTGATCATGCGCTGCGCCGCGGGGCTGTTCGCGATCGCACCCGAGCGCGGGGCCGAGACGACGCTCTACCTGGCGTCCTCGCCCGCCGTGCAAGGCGAGTCGGGCGAGTATTACGCCCGGTGCAAGCCCGCGAGCATCTCCAAGGAAGCACGCAACGAAGCCACCGCCCGGCGACTCTGGCAGTTCAGCGAAGACCTGGCCGGCATGAAGTCGCAGACCGTCTGA
- a CDS encoding cupin domain-containing protein, with protein sequence MPTLIPRPSRVEAAGTPPKLIDEYVGRVNTGDSRLSVAHMRSPSGWVEPGQTPAFDEYTLVLRGLLCVEHRDGRLDVRAGQAVQVASGEWVRYSTPEAEGAEYIAVCLPAFTLEAANRDPE encoded by the coding sequence ATGCCGACGCTTATACCGCGTCCGAGCCGGGTCGAGGCCGCCGGGACACCCCCCAAGCTGATCGACGAGTACGTCGGACGGGTCAACACCGGCGACTCTCGACTGAGCGTCGCGCACATGCGCAGCCCGTCGGGCTGGGTCGAGCCCGGACAGACGCCGGCTTTCGACGAGTACACCTTGGTTCTACGCGGCCTGCTGTGCGTCGAACATCGCGACGGTCGGCTCGACGTCCGCGCGGGCCAGGCCGTTCAGGTCGCCTCGGGCGAGTGGGTGCGATACAGCACGCCCGAGGCCGAGGGCGCCGAGTACATCGCCGTCTGCCTTCCGGCATTCACCCTCGAAGCCGCCAACCGCGATCCGGAGTGA
- a CDS encoding TspO/MBR family protein, whose product MIRKRPLLLDLAGLLGFVILSFSAAAIGTAATIPNLSPWYAGLRKPPWIPPSSLFGPVWTVLYLLMSLAAWLVWRHRNTHREDVQTALGCFVFQLALNAAWSWLFFGLHQTGLAFAEILSLWLVIAATILSFFKISRGAALLLVPYLLWVSFAAVLNGAIHRLN is encoded by the coding sequence GTGATTCGAAAACGGCCCCTGCTGCTCGATCTGGCCGGCTTGCTCGGCTTTGTAATCCTCTCGTTCAGCGCGGCCGCCATCGGGACCGCGGCGACGATCCCGAACCTGTCCCCCTGGTACGCCGGGCTGCGCAAGCCGCCGTGGATTCCTCCCAGCTCGCTCTTCGGACCCGTCTGGACGGTGCTTTATCTGCTGATGTCGCTCGCCGCATGGCTCGTCTGGAGACATCGAAACACTCACCGGGAGGACGTCCAGACGGCGCTCGGGTGCTTCGTTTTCCAGCTCGCCCTCAACGCCGCGTGGTCCTGGCTGTTCTTCGGCCTCCACCAGACCGGGCTCGCGTTCGCCGAGATTCTCTCGCTCTGGCTGGTGATCGCGGCGACGATCCTCAGCTTCTTCAAAATCAGTCGGGGTGCCGCTCTGCTCCTGGTTCCTTACCTCCTCTGGGTGAGTTTCGCCGCGGTGCTGAACGGCGCGATCCACCGTCTCAACTGA
- a CDS encoding Gfo/Idh/MocA family protein: MPPISLNRRRFLGCSAASLALSPGALAPPTAGGGPDHPVRVGLIGVGNRGTNLLRSLLELPGTVVPVVCDPEPRHRARGQGIVEKARGQRPEAVEDPRRLIERNDLDAVIAAVPCDLHESIAGDAVRAGKHVYAEKPLALTIAGCDRLIAESAKAPGVVVHVGFQRRSNPRFQDGVGRIRNGELGALIEARGSWTSSNGPLTGHDGWLGRRDRSGDFMVEQAVHIWDVLNWLHGGPPVRASGWGLRGLFEREQPGRDVTDHYAVDLAWADGFRASFSQSYVAPADDNFTGSHLRVLGVEGGLDFGSGALTFRDRRKARQTIHPGSQNDTRLALEAFLAAVRAETPTPPPISLAEARAATLTGLLVRKAVDEARLVTIDEITGRSTPA, encoded by the coding sequence ATGCCCCCGATCTCCCTGAATCGGCGCCGATTCCTCGGCTGCTCGGCGGCGAGCCTGGCCTTGTCGCCGGGCGCCCTCGCGCCCCCGACGGCCGGCGGCGGCCCGGACCACCCCGTCCGGGTGGGATTGATCGGCGTCGGCAATCGCGGGACCAACCTGCTGCGCAGCCTGCTCGAACTGCCGGGGACGGTCGTCCCGGTCGTCTGCGATCCCGAGCCGCGGCACCGCGCCCGAGGCCAGGGAATCGTCGAGAAAGCCCGTGGGCAACGCCCGGAGGCGGTTGAAGACCCCCGACGGCTCATCGAACGCAACGACCTCGACGCAGTGATCGCGGCCGTGCCCTGCGACCTCCACGAATCGATCGCCGGCGACGCCGTCCGCGCCGGGAAGCACGTCTATGCGGAGAAACCGCTCGCCCTGACCATCGCCGGCTGCGACCGCCTGATCGCCGAGTCGGCGAAAGCGCCGGGCGTCGTCGTTCACGTCGGCTTCCAGCGGCGGTCGAACCCACGGTTTCAGGACGGCGTGGGACGCATCCGCAACGGCGAGCTGGGCGCGCTGATCGAGGCGCGCGGTTCGTGGACGAGCAGCAACGGCCCGCTCACCGGCCACGACGGCTGGCTCGGCCGCCGCGACCGCTCGGGCGATTTCATGGTCGAGCAAGCCGTCCACATCTGGGACGTCCTGAACTGGCTGCACGGCGGACCTCCCGTCCGCGCCAGCGGCTGGGGGCTGCGCGGACTGTTCGAGCGCGAGCAGCCCGGGCGCGACGTGACCGACCACTACGCCGTCGATCTCGCCTGGGCCGACGGCTTCCGCGCGTCGTTCTCCCAGAGCTACGTCGCTCCCGCCGACGACAACTTCACCGGCTCGCACCTGCGCGTGCTCGGCGTCGAAGGGGGCCTCGACTTCGGCAGCGGCGCGTTGACGTTCCGCGACCGCCGCAAGGCCCGGCAGACGATCCATCCCGGCTCGCAAAACGACACCCGCCTGGCCCTCGAAGCCTTCCTCGCCGCCGTCCGGGCCGAGACTCCCACTCCTCCGCCGATCTCCCTGGCCGAAGCCCGCGCCGCCACCCTGACCGGCCTCCTCGTCCGCAAAGCCGTCGATGAAGCCCGGCTGGTGACGATCGACGAGATCACCGGTCGGTCCACGCCCGCCTGA
- a CDS encoding Uma2 family endonuclease, which produces MSTITSPTKSHQPPEVAVPPLENGDRLSRIEFERRYLAMPGVKKAELIEGIVYMPSPVSYERHGSPHAKVLGWLIVYKAETPGVGVATDATVRLDLDNEPQPDALLLIDPKRGGQTRRSSDDYIEGAPELVVEVSSSTASIDRNQKLQAYRRNGVREYIIWRVRDRQIDWFALQDGEFVALAPDEQGVYRSRIFPGLALDSPAMLADDVAKVLETLRQAMAGPEHQRFVEKLAN; this is translated from the coding sequence ATGTCAACGATCACGTCGCCGACGAAGTCCCATCAGCCGCCCGAAGTCGCCGTGCCACCGCTCGAGAACGGGGATCGGCTGTCACGCATCGAATTCGAGCGCCGCTATCTGGCGATGCCCGGGGTGAAAAAGGCCGAATTGATTGAAGGGATCGTCTATATGCCATCGCCGGTGAGCTATGAGCGGCACGGTTCGCCCCACGCGAAAGTCCTGGGATGGCTGATCGTCTACAAGGCCGAGACGCCCGGGGTAGGGGTCGCCACCGACGCTACCGTGCGGCTCGATCTCGACAATGAGCCGCAGCCGGACGCCCTCCTCCTGATCGACCCCAAGCGCGGCGGCCAGACGCGCCGATCGAGCGACGATTACATCGAGGGAGCGCCGGAACTGGTCGTCGAGGTGTCGTCCAGTACCGCGAGCATCGACCGCAACCAGAAACTCCAGGCGTACCGCCGCAACGGGGTCCGCGAGTACATCATCTGGCGGGTCCGCGATCGCCAGATCGACTGGTTCGCTCTTCAGGACGGCGAGTTCGTTGCTCTCGCCCCCGACGAGCAAGGCGTCTATCGGAGCCGAATCTTCCCCGGCCTCGCGCTCGACTCCCCGGCGATGCTCGCCGACGACGTCGCGAAGGTCCTCGAAACCCTCCGGCAAGCCATGGCCGGTCCCGAACATCAGCGGTTCGTCGAGAAGCTCGCGAACTGA
- a CDS encoding HEPN domain-containing protein, with the protein MAIINTFQKCLDSPYLIADKDAGSRIGELLAKAGDRLEGALNIQSTGQGDPADAVFLSYEAMFCCLRALVYAKGYREMGLRCLLLACESLYVKPGQFDAEHLRKFELAQRLKLSPADAVASASAFVKRTLELIAQ; encoded by the coding sequence ATGGCGATCATCAATACGTTTCAGAAGTGCCTGGACAGTCCGTACTTGATTGCCGACAAGGACGCCGGCTCGCGGATCGGAGAATTGCTTGCCAAGGCCGGCGACCGCCTCGAAGGTGCGCTGAACATCCAGTCGACCGGCCAGGGCGACCCCGCCGACGCGGTCTTCCTGAGCTACGAGGCGATGTTCTGCTGCCTCCGAGCCCTGGTCTACGCCAAGGGGTACCGCGAGATGGGACTCCGCTGTCTCCTCCTCGCCTGCGAGAGCCTTTACGTGAAGCCCGGACAGTTCGACGCCGAACACCTCCGCAAGTTCGAACTCGCCCAGCGCCTCAAGCTCTCACCCGCCGACGCCGTCGCGTCAGCCTCCGCGTTCGTCAAGAGGACCCTCGAACTGATCGCCCAGTAA
- a CDS encoding NADH-quinone oxidoreductase subunit N: MPPTVPTIDFRDFWHIAPAVVLAAWGLVVLIADLVLARRMSVDARRRSIGLLSLVGVGLALLAAIGLLAIGVRPADFSKLLGPSLEAYFSQPSSTIFLGTLAANFPTDVFNVLFVILLGLVVWVSTSYTFTDNWGEYFALLIWATVGMMLLAASEELVTLFLALETMTICLYLLTAMEKSRRRSTEAGLKYFVYGSVSSALFLYGLSLVYGLTGTTQFDGIRQVLVASGPTDVGLAGNLAGATALLLMLVGFGFKVAAVPFHQWAPDVYEGAPAPVTAWIATGSKIASFVALLKVFLHAVQPWSHPSNELLGPGWLAVVAVISAVTMTYGNFAALAQKNFKRMLAYSSIAHAGYMLVGVAAVSVSTSGPASAGSVLYYLVVYAFANIGAFAVAAWLVRDRNGDQIDDLNGLGRQAPVLALCLVVLMLSLIGIPPFAGFFGKLYIFMEALNQGSSGYRLTLMGLVALGLFNSVISAFYYVRVLKAMYLREPSGQRLGPPRSSIAFPVLISAVVVTVFGLTPTPLVDLMKAAAVPMLTAAQPASETAPPPEMAPAPVAAPVPVAAPAAAAAAPSPRPGLSG, translated from the coding sequence ATGCCCCCGACCGTCCCGACGATCGACTTCCGCGACTTCTGGCACATCGCACCGGCCGTCGTCCTCGCCGCCTGGGGCTTGGTCGTCCTGATCGCCGACCTGGTTCTGGCCAGAAGGATGAGCGTCGACGCGCGCCGGCGGTCGATCGGCCTGTTGTCGCTCGTGGGCGTCGGGCTCGCCTTGCTCGCGGCGATCGGCCTGCTCGCGATCGGCGTCCGCCCGGCGGACTTTTCGAAGTTGCTCGGCCCCTCGCTCGAGGCGTACTTCAGCCAGCCGAGTTCGACGATCTTCCTGGGGACATTGGCCGCGAACTTCCCGACCGACGTCTTCAACGTGCTGTTCGTGATCCTCCTGGGCCTGGTGGTCTGGGTCTCGACGTCGTACACGTTCACGGACAACTGGGGCGAATACTTCGCGCTGTTGATCTGGGCCACGGTGGGCATGATGCTGCTGGCGGCCTCGGAAGAGCTGGTGACGCTGTTCCTGGCGCTCGAGACGATGACGATCTGCCTCTACCTCCTGACGGCGATGGAGAAATCGCGGCGGCGGTCGACGGAAGCGGGGCTCAAGTACTTCGTCTACGGCTCGGTCTCCTCGGCCCTCTTCCTGTATGGTTTGAGCCTGGTCTACGGCCTGACCGGGACGACCCAGTTCGACGGCATCCGCCAGGTCCTCGTGGCTTCGGGGCCGACCGACGTCGGGCTTGCGGGCAACCTGGCCGGCGCCACGGCCTTGCTGTTGATGCTCGTCGGCTTCGGCTTCAAGGTCGCGGCCGTGCCGTTCCACCAGTGGGCGCCCGACGTGTACGAAGGGGCCCCCGCGCCGGTCACCGCCTGGATCGCCACGGGCTCGAAGATCGCCAGCTTCGTGGCTCTGCTGAAGGTGTTTCTGCACGCCGTCCAGCCCTGGTCGCATCCGTCGAACGAGCTGCTGGGCCCCGGCTGGCTGGCCGTGGTCGCGGTGATCTCCGCCGTGACGATGACCTACGGCAACTTCGCCGCGTTGGCCCAGAAGAACTTCAAGCGGATGCTCGCGTATTCGTCGATCGCCCACGCCGGCTACATGCTGGTGGGCGTCGCCGCGGTGAGCGTGTCGACGAGCGGTCCCGCGTCGGCCGGGTCGGTGCTGTACTATCTCGTGGTCTACGCGTTCGCGAACATCGGCGCGTTCGCGGTCGCCGCTTGGCTGGTTCGCGACCGTAACGGCGACCAGATCGACGACCTCAACGGTCTGGGCCGACAGGCCCCGGTACTCGCCCTCTGCCTCGTCGTGCTGATGCTTTCGCTGATCGGCATTCCGCCGTTCGCGGGCTTCTTCGGCAAGCTGTACATCTTCATGGAAGCCCTCAACCAGGGGTCTTCGGGCTACCGACTGACCCTGATGGGGCTCGTCGCGCTGGGGTTGTTCAACTCGGTGATCTCCGCGTTCTACTACGTCCGGGTGCTCAAGGCGATGTACCTGCGCGAGCCCTCGGGCCAGCGTCTGGGACCGCCCCGATCGTCGATCGCGTTCCCGGTTCTGATCTCGGCGGTCGTGGTGACCGTGTTCGGCCTGACCCCGACGCCGCTCGTCGATCTCATGAAAGCGGCCGCGGTGCCGATGCTGACGGCCGCGCAGCCCGCCTCGGAGACGGCCCCGCCCCCGGAAATGGCCCCGGCCCCCGTCGCGGCGCCCGTCCCTGTCGCGGCTCCGGCGGCGGCTGCGGCGGCCCCGTCGCCAAGGCCGGGACTGTCCGGCTGA
- the nuoK gene encoding NADH-quinone oxidoreductase subunit NuoK: MDSDIPLNWFLYFAAASFTIGLVGVLLRRNAIAVLMAIEIMLNAANINLVAFWRYGTPPPGAGPLAGVILALFVITIAAAEVAVGIGLILLCYRRWNAADVDRYDSLSG, translated from the coding sequence ATGGATTCCGACATTCCGCTCAACTGGTTCCTCTATTTCGCCGCGGCGTCGTTCACGATCGGCCTGGTCGGCGTGTTGCTGCGGCGGAACGCGATCGCGGTCTTGATGGCGATCGAGATCATGCTCAACGCGGCGAACATCAACCTGGTCGCCTTCTGGCGATACGGGACGCCGCCGCCGGGCGCCGGGCCGCTCGCCGGGGTGATTTTGGCCCTGTTCGTGATCACGATCGCCGCCGCCGAGGTGGCCGTGGGGATCGGCCTGATCTTGCTCTGCTACCGTCGTTGGAACGCCGCCGACGTGGACCGCTACGACAGCCTGTCGGGCTGA
- a CDS encoding NADH-quinone oxidoreductase subunit J has product MAEFLFLVIAVLGLASAFGTVLARNLVHAALYLIGFFFTVACMFVLLEAEFLAAIQVLVYIGAVAILLIFGIMLTRNIQGDDTTTIPTAWKVPGLFAGFCLFVILVFGINNAVAPSGKGTWSSSTLRPSIAVGQGPEPAWVTERRQSINDMARMVGIQLMTRYAVAFEVAGLLLTAALVGAIALAHREEDDPTPGRSAAMGSQSTTDNGARGAVSTPPAVASSRSRA; this is encoded by the coding sequence GTGGCCGAGTTTCTTTTCCTGGTGATCGCGGTGCTCGGGTTGGCCTCGGCGTTCGGGACGGTCCTGGCGCGCAATCTGGTGCACGCCGCGCTGTATCTGATCGGCTTCTTCTTCACGGTGGCCTGCATGTTCGTGCTGCTGGAGGCCGAGTTCCTGGCGGCGATCCAGGTTCTCGTCTACATCGGCGCGGTGGCGATCCTGTTGATCTTCGGGATCATGCTCACCCGCAACATTCAGGGCGACGACACGACGACGATCCCGACCGCCTGGAAGGTCCCCGGCCTGTTCGCCGGTTTCTGCCTGTTCGTGATCCTGGTCTTCGGGATCAACAACGCCGTGGCGCCGTCGGGAAAAGGGACCTGGTCGAGCTCGACGCTCCGGCCCTCGATCGCCGTCGGGCAAGGCCCCGAACCGGCCTGGGTGACGGAGCGCAGGCAGTCGATCAACGACATGGCCCGAATGGTGGGCATCCAACTGATGACCCGCTACGCGGTGGCGTTCGAGGTCGCCGGCCTCTTGCTGACTGCGGCCCTGGTGGGAGCGATCGCGCTGGCCCACCGCGAGGAAGACGATCCCACGCCGGGCCGGTCGGCCGCCATGGGCTCGCAATCGACCACGGACAACGGCGCTCGCGGCGCCGTCTCGACCCCGCCGGCGGTCGCGTCGTCGCGGTCGCGAGCTTGA